From one Acidibrevibacterium fodinaquatile genomic stretch:
- the rph gene encoding ribonuclease PH yields MNADSAAPRTARPANALRPVSLEPGFARHAEGSCLIRVGGTEVLCAASVEGRVPGFLRGSGQGWVTAEYGMLPRATHTRGDREAARGKQSGRTQEIQRLIGRALRAVVDRAALGEMTITIDCDVLNADGGTRCAAITGGYVALALALRHLERMRVIKASPLLGQVAAVSCGIVAGAPVLDLDYAEDSTAEADANFVLTDQGGLVEVQATAEGKPFSEAELTALLGLARAGTAELFARQRAVLG; encoded by the coding sequence ATGAACGCCGATTCCGCCGCACCGCGCACCGCGCGGCCTGCGAACGCCTTGCGGCCAGTCTCGCTCGAGCCCGGCTTCGCCCGCCACGCCGAGGGCTCCTGTCTCATTCGCGTCGGCGGGACCGAGGTTTTGTGCGCCGCCAGCGTCGAAGGCCGCGTCCCCGGTTTTCTCCGCGGCAGCGGCCAGGGCTGGGTGACGGCGGAATACGGCATGCTGCCGCGCGCGACCCACACCCGCGGCGACCGTGAGGCGGCCCGCGGCAAGCAATCCGGCCGCACCCAGGAGATCCAGCGCCTGATCGGCCGCGCGTTGCGCGCCGTCGTCGATCGCGCGGCGCTGGGCGAAATGACGATCACCATCGATTGCGACGTCCTCAACGCCGATGGCGGCACCCGCTGTGCCGCGATCACCGGCGGCTATGTCGCGCTGGCGCTGGCGCTGCGTCATCTCGAGCGCATGCGTGTGATCAAGGCGTCGCCGCTGCTCGGTCAGGTCGCGGCGGTATCCTGCGGCATCGTTGCCGGCGCGCCGGTGCTCGATCTCGATTACGCCGAGGATTCGACCGCCGAGGCCGACGCCAATTTTGTCCTCACCGATCAGGGTGGCCTCGTCGAGGTGCAGGCGACCGCCGAGGGAAAGCCGTTTTCGGAGGCTGAGCTGACAGCCCTTCTCGGCCTCGCCCGTGCGGGCACGGCGGAATTGTTCGCCCGCCAGCGCGCCGTGCTCGGCTGA
- a CDS encoding cytochrome c3 family protein, whose amino-acid sequence MGKVVVRFRRTIVAIIIAGILLVFVGWSVDRLILPGLSSARSVPPADEIAIASWLLHASVPAKEALRVNPLPATAENTTAGAQIFQRHCAICHGYDGSGANTTGRGEYPPVPPLGSPSIAAQSDGELFYHIRNGIRYTGMPAWDLPAPAIWQAILFIRHLPVTATLPRAAAAQNVTISSAAATETPHYVGSSACATCHRDIFARWNKTRMAHVVSDPRAFPGAVVADLASAPAAMKSSLGDADLVYGSRWKQRFFKKIGNDYYVLPLQWDIVHQRWLKYFVAEDEDWWAQLYPPDNFKRPTGPLCDGCHSVNYDIQTHTVTEWNVGCERCHGPGSRHLADPRRETIINPARLDAFAADDTCIQCHSQGRPRDNPIAGQYYDWPVGFTVGKRLADVWRLERRHPGITDFYFFADGTAHKNRMQGNDFVQSLMYRRGVTCFSCHDPHGSDNPSMLRAKGNDLCLSCHGANTQNGPHAETIAAHTHHRPDSAGSACTACHMPTIERQLGDAILVHAHTFRFIPPAVTEVLGTPNPCTLCHTDKTVTWARTELDHWQDRSPWRDAP is encoded by the coding sequence ATGGGGAAGGTCGTCGTCCGATTTCGCCGGACGATTGTTGCGATCATCATCGCCGGCATTTTACTTGTGTTCGTCGGCTGGAGCGTGGATCGGCTCATCCTGCCTGGGCTGTCGTCTGCGCGTTCTGTGCCGCCGGCCGACGAAATAGCCATCGCATCATGGCTTTTGCACGCGAGTGTGCCCGCAAAAGAGGCGCTGCGGGTCAACCCGCTGCCGGCAACCGCGGAGAATACCACCGCGGGAGCGCAAATTTTTCAGCGCCATTGCGCAATCTGCCATGGCTATGATGGTAGCGGCGCAAACACCACCGGGAGAGGCGAATACCCTCCCGTTCCGCCTCTCGGTAGCCCGTCCATCGCGGCGCAAAGTGATGGCGAGTTGTTCTATCATATCCGCAACGGCATTCGCTACACCGGCATGCCGGCATGGGATTTGCCAGCGCCGGCGATTTGGCAGGCCATTTTATTCATCCGCCATCTGCCGGTGACGGCGACCTTGCCTCGCGCCGCGGCGGCGCAGAATGTCACGATATCCTCGGCGGCGGCTACTGAAACCCCGCATTACGTGGGCTCCTCCGCCTGTGCCACGTGCCATCGCGACATTTTCGCACGCTGGAACAAGACCCGCATGGCGCATGTCGTGAGCGATCCGCGCGCCTTTCCCGGCGCCGTCGTCGCCGATCTCGCCTCTGCTCCAGCGGCGATGAAATCTTCACTCGGGGATGCCGATCTGGTCTATGGCAGCCGCTGGAAGCAGCGCTTTTTCAAGAAAATCGGCAATGACTATTATGTCCTGCCGTTGCAGTGGGACATCGTTCATCAGCGTTGGCTGAAATATTTCGTTGCCGAGGACGAGGATTGGTGGGCACAGCTTTACCCGCCGGACAATTTCAAGCGGCCAACCGGGCCGCTCTGCGATGGCTGTCATTCGGTGAATTACGATATTCAGACCCATACGGTCACCGAATGGAATGTCGGCTGCGAGCGTTGTCATGGACCTGGCAGCCGCCATCTTGCCGACCCGAGGCGCGAGACGATCATCAACCCAGCGCGGCTCGATGCCTTCGCCGCCGACGATACGTGCATCCAATGTCACTCGCAGGGACGCCCGCGCGACAATCCGATCGCCGGGCAGTATTATGACTGGCCGGTCGGCTTCACGGTGGGCAAACGGCTCGCCGATGTCTGGCGGCTGGAACGGCGCCATCCCGGCATCACTGATTTTTATTTTTTTGCCGATGGCACCGCGCATAAAAATCGCATGCAGGGCAACGATTTTGTCCAAAGCTTGATGTACCGGCGCGGCGTGACGTGCTTTTCCTGTCATGATCCGCATGGCAGCGACAACCCATCGATGCTGCGCGCCAAGGGCAATGATTTGTGCCTCTCCTGCCATGGCGCGAATACCCAGAATGGTCCCCATGCGGAGACCATCGCGGCCCACACGCATCATCGCCCCGATAGCGCGGGCAGCGCCTGCACGGCCTGTCACATGCCAACGATCGAGCGCCAACTGGGCGATGCAATCCTTGTGCATGCGCACACATTTCGGTTCATTCCGCCTGCGGTCACCGAGGTGCTTGGCACACCCAATCCCTGTACGCTCTGTCACACTGACAAAACCGTCACCTGGGCGCGAACCGAGCTTGACCATTGGCAAGATCGTTCTCCCTGGCGCGATGCCCCATAG
- the msrB gene encoding peptide-methionine (R)-S-oxide reductase MsrB: protein MKNPFATAKTVAEKFPVEKSPEAWRAALTPAQYAVLREHATERAGTSPLNAEKRPGTFLCAGCGAPLFSSETKYESGTGWPSFFAPIAENAVGVREDRSLFMTRTETHCARCGGHLGHVFEDGPAPTGLRYCMNGAALQFVPQGEKT from the coding sequence ATGAAAAATCCGTTTGCCACCGCAAAGACCGTGGCCGAAAAATTTCCGGTCGAGAAATCGCCGGAAGCCTGGCGCGCCGCTTTGACCCCGGCGCAATACGCGGTCTTGCGCGAACACGCGACCGAGCGCGCCGGCACCAGCCCACTGAACGCCGAAAAGCGCCCCGGCACGTTCCTCTGCGCTGGCTGCGGCGCGCCACTTTTTTCCTCGGAGACGAAATACGAGAGCGGCACCGGCTGGCCGAGCTTCTTCGCCCCGATCGCCGAAAACGCCGTCGGCGTCCGCGAGGACCGCAGCCTGTTCATGACCCGGACCGAAACCCACTGCGCGCGCTGCGGCGGCCATCTCGGCCACGTCTTCGAGGACGGCCCGGCGCCGACCGGCCTTCGCTACTGCATGAACGGCGCCGCCCTGCAGTTCGTGCCGCAAGGGGAAAAGACATAG
- a CDS encoding sulfite exporter TauE/SafE family protein, translating into MLGPEAALAVLCGAVVGFVLGLIGGGGSILATPLLLAVVGLPPHQAIGTGALAVAVNAFANLVSHARAGHVRWRRAGVFALVGALGAALGSTLGKAFDGERLLALFALLMLVVGVLALRDQRAAPAEAQARPLAHELPRLVATALGVGLLSGFFGIGGGFLIVPGLLFATNLSMIEAVGSSLLSVGSFGLTAAVNYALSGLVAWGVAAEFVAGGVGGGLLGLLVARHLAARRSALRRVFAAIVLVVGVYLLIRAGRAAGWI; encoded by the coding sequence GTGCTCGGCCCAGAGGCGGCGCTCGCGGTCCTGTGCGGCGCCGTGGTCGGCTTCGTGCTCGGGCTGATCGGCGGCGGCGGCTCGATTCTCGCGACCCCCTTGCTGCTCGCCGTCGTCGGTCTGCCGCCGCATCAGGCGATCGGCACCGGGGCCTTGGCGGTCGCGGTCAATGCCTTCGCCAATCTCGTGAGCCACGCCCGCGCCGGCCATGTGCGCTGGCGCCGCGCTGGCGTTTTCGCGCTGGTGGGCGCACTCGGCGCGGCGCTCGGCTCGACCCTCGGCAAGGCTTTCGATGGCGAGCGGCTGTTGGCGCTATTCGCGCTTTTAATGCTGGTGGTCGGCGTGCTCGCGCTCCGCGATCAGCGGGCGGCGCCGGCCGAGGCGCAGGCCCGCCCGCTCGCCCATGAACTGCCGCGCCTTGTTGCGACGGCGCTCGGCGTTGGCCTGTTATCCGGGTTTTTTGGCATCGGCGGCGGCTTTCTGATCGTCCCCGGCCTTTTGTTCGCGACCAATCTCAGCATGATCGAGGCAGTCGGCTCGTCCCTGCTCTCGGTTGGCAGTTTCGGCCTGACGGCGGCGGTGAATTACGCGCTCTCCGGCCTCGTCGCCTGGGGGGTTGCGGCCGAATTCGTCGCCGGCGGCGTCGGCGGCGGCCTGCTCGGCCTTCTCGTTGCGCGCCATCTCGCGGCGCGGCGCTCGGCTTTGCGCCGGGTTTTTGCCGCGATCGTGCTGGTGGTCGGGGTCTATCTTCTCATACGCGCCGGCCGCGCCGCCGGCTGGATATGA
- a CDS encoding sodium:proton antiporter: MQPPPLLEALPFAGLLLSIALFPMVAPRFWHRRLGAIAAFWSLLFLFPLAAHDGLHAALTECWSALLTEYLPFVSVLLALYATTGGMLIRGGPGGTPASNTAWLAVGTLLAGVIGTTGASMVLIRPLLRANAHRAQKIHIVIALILLIGNAGGALSPLGDPPLYLGFLQGVPFFWPLRHLALPLLVFAAPVLAGFYLLDRRSARAAPPPEPRGRLRLRGRWHLLLIALINLTVLGQAIWHPGTVRLFGAAIDGERLAASLLFLALAGLASAITPLAVREANLFEWAPLVEIAKLFPAIFITITPVLALLATQTQTPLSATANFWGSGLASAFLDNAPTYLIFFRQAGGEGLPSDDALRAISAGAVLFGGLTYIGNAPNMMIRTIAAQRGIRMPRFFGYTGLAALALAPALGLVWVVFFR, translated from the coding sequence ATGCAACCGCCCCCGCTCCTCGAAGCCCTGCCCTTCGCCGGGCTGCTGCTTTCGATCGCGCTATTCCCGATGGTGGCGCCGCGATTCTGGCATCGCCGGCTCGGTGCGATCGCCGCGTTCTGGAGCCTGCTCTTTCTCTTTCCCCTCGCCGCCCATGATGGGCTGCACGCGGCTTTGACCGAATGCTGGTCGGCGTTGCTCACCGAGTATCTGCCATTCGTCAGCGTGTTGCTCGCGCTTTATGCGACAACCGGCGGCATGTTGATCCGCGGCGGCCCTGGCGGCACGCCGGCGAGCAATACCGCCTGGCTCGCCGTCGGCACCCTGCTCGCCGGGGTGATCGGCACCACCGGCGCGTCGATGGTGCTGATCCGCCCCTTGCTGCGCGCCAATGCGCACCGGGCGCAGAAGATCCATATCGTGATCGCCCTCATTCTGCTCATCGGCAATGCCGGTGGCGCCTTGTCACCGCTCGGCGATCCGCCGCTTTATCTCGGCTTCCTCCAGGGCGTGCCGTTTTTCTGGCCGCTCCGCCATCTCGCTTTGCCGCTCTTGGTTTTTGCCGCCCCGGTGCTTGCCGGGTTCTACCTTCTCGATCGGCGCTCGGCGCGGGCCGCGCCGCCGCCCGAGCCGCGCGGGCGGCTCCGGCTTCGCGGGCGCTGGCATCTGCTGTTGATCGCGCTCATCAATCTCACCGTCCTCGGGCAAGCGATCTGGCATCCGGGCACCGTGCGGCTGTTCGGCGCCGCGATCGATGGCGAGCGGCTGGCGGCCAGTCTGCTATTCCTCGCGCTCGCCGGGCTTGCCTCCGCGATCACGCCGCTCGCCGTGCGCGAGGCCAATCTCTTCGAATGGGCGCCGCTCGTCGAAATCGCGAAATTGTTCCCGGCGATTTTCATCACCATCACGCCGGTGCTAGCGCTGCTCGCGACGCAGACGCAAACGCCGCTTTCCGCAACCGCCAATTTCTGGGGCAGCGGCCTCGCCTCGGCGTTTCTCGACAATGCGCCGACCTATCTGATCTTTTTCCGCCAAGCGGGGGGCGAGGGCCTGCCGTCCGATGACGCGCTCCGCGCCATCAGCGCCGGCGCGGTGCTGTTCGGCGGGCTCACCTATATCGGCAACGCGCCGAATATGATGATCCGCACCATCGCCGCCCAGCGCGGGATCAGGATGCCGCGGTTCTTCGGCTATACCGGGCTTGCCGCCCTCGCCCTCGCCCCGGCGCTCGGTCTCGTCTGGGTAGTATTTTTCCGCTGA
- a CDS encoding lytic transglycosylase domain-containing protein, which yields MIRPLLPALRAVTLLALLGLLAACASRAPVPTTGLRLYDGYPAPGPPGDPWGPYIEQASARFGIPQQVIRTVIKKESRGRVRAVSATGARGLMQLMPATYAKLRRQYGFGTDPFNPRDNIFAGAAYLREMRDAVGEKNMLAAYNAGPERVSAHLKEGVPLPNETRAYISPAASP from the coding sequence ATGATCCGGCCCCTGTTGCCGGCGTTGCGGGCGGTCACGCTATTGGCTTTGCTCGGGCTGCTCGCCGCCTGCGCAAGCCGGGCGCCGGTGCCCACCACCGGGCTTCGGCTCTATGACGGCTACCCCGCACCCGGCCCGCCCGGTGATCCCTGGGGGCCCTATATCGAGCAGGCTTCGGCGCGGTTCGGCATTCCGCAACAGGTCATCCGCACGGTCATCAAGAAGGAATCACGCGGCAGGGTGCGGGCGGTTTCGGCAACCGGCGCGCGCGGGCTGATGCAGCTCATGCCGGCGACCTATGCCAAGCTCCGGCGGCAATACGGGTTCGGCACCGACCCCTTCAACCCGCGTGACAATATCTTCGCCGGCGCCGCTTATCTGAGGGAAATGCGCGACGCGGTGGGTGAGAAGAACATGCTCGCCGCCTATAATGCCGGGCCGGAGCGGGTTAGCGCCCATCTCAAAGAGGGCGTGCCGCTCCCCAACGAGACCCGCGCCTATATCAGTCCCGCCGCCTCGCCCTGA
- a CDS encoding SRPBCC family protein — MDMTGERRIPAPRETVWAALNDPEVLKAAIPGCESLEKTSETEMKATASVKIGPIAARFTGKVQLSDIDPPNGYTIGGEGQGGVAGFAKGGAKVRLEPDGGATLLRYEVNAQVGGKIAQLGARLIDATAKSMADQFFNRFTAHLTPPETAEAAAAPPAPAPAGSREAMGLPLVAWIGGVIFLAILLLLFGSLL, encoded by the coding sequence ATGGATATGACGGGCGAACGGCGCATTCCGGCGCCACGCGAGACGGTTTGGGCGGCGCTCAATGATCCGGAGGTGCTGAAAGCCGCCATTCCGGGCTGCGAGAGCCTGGAAAAAACCTCTGAGACCGAGATGAAGGCAACGGCATCGGTCAAGATCGGTCCGATCGCGGCGCGTTTCACCGGCAAGGTGCAGCTTTCCGATATCGATCCGCCGAACGGCTATACCATCGGCGGCGAAGGGCAGGGGGGTGTCGCCGGCTTCGCCAAGGGCGGCGCCAAGGTGCGTCTCGAACCCGATGGTGGCGCGACCCTGCTCCGCTATGAGGTCAATGCCCAGGTCGGTGGCAAGATCGCGCAGCTCGGCGCGCGGCTGATCGATGCGACCGCGAAATCCATGGCCGATCAGTTCTTCAACCGCTTCACCGCCCATCTGACCCCGCCGGAAACCGCCGAAGCGGCCGCAGCGCCGCCCGCGCCGGCACCCGCAGGGTCGCGCGAGGCCATGGGGCTGCCTTTGGTCGCTTGGATCGGCGGCGTCATTTTCTTGGCAATCCTTTTGCTTCTGTTCGGATCTCTCCTCTAG
- a CDS encoding gamma carbonic anhydrase family protein translates to MCADFPANRDEQGVIYSLDGVTPRIHPEAWIAPSAVIIGDVEIGPHASVWFHCVLRGDDNAIRIGARCNIQDGTIIHVNSGEANGTPFATLIGDDVSIGHAAIIHACTLEPRAFVGMGATVLDGAVIEAGGMLAAGGLLAPGKRIGPMELWAGSPARLKRVMDAEERALWDRTAVHYARLAARFRAGLRPVG, encoded by the coding sequence ATGTGCGCTGATTTTCCGGCAAATAGAGACGAGCAGGGGGTGATCTACAGCCTCGACGGCGTCACCCCACGCATTCACCCCGAAGCCTGGATCGCGCCCAGCGCCGTGATCATCGGTGACGTCGAAATCGGGCCGCACGCCAGCGTCTGGTTCCACTGCGTGCTGCGCGGCGATGACAACGCCATTCGCATCGGCGCGCGGTGCAATATCCAGGACGGCACCATAATCCACGTCAACAGCGGTGAGGCCAACGGGACGCCGTTTGCGACCCTGATCGGCGACGACGTTTCGATCGGCCATGCCGCCATCATCCACGCCTGCACCCTGGAACCCCGCGCCTTTGTCGGCATGGGCGCGACGGTGCTGGACGGCGCGGTGATCGAGGCTGGCGGGATGCTTGCCGCCGGCGGACTGCTTGCCCCGGGAAAACGCATCGGCCCGATGGAGCTTTGGGCCGGGTCGCCAGCGCGGCTGAAGCGGGTCATGGATGCCGAGGAACGCGCCCTCTGGGACCGGACGGCGGTGCATTACGCGCGCCTCGCCGCGCGTTTTCGCGCCGGTCTGCGCCCGGTGGGATAA
- a CDS encoding DsrE family protein, producing the protein MRQIFSQLRPLALGLVLAAFGLVLATGQGHAQLTPPPGYYKDQKVVYHNDGGTPDNAAYFRKLLTNIRNHVNAVGKDHIEVRVVDHGDGLILFQLANQDADLAKRIDALKADGVKFLICGRTLAERHIDWHTLYGVKEGDLVPSGVAELARLQGMGYVYIHP; encoded by the coding sequence TTGCGACAGATTTTTTCTCAACTCCGTCCGCTCGCCCTCGGCCTCGTGCTCGCGGCGTTCGGCCTCGTCCTTGCGACCGGCCAGGGGCACGCACAGCTGACGCCGCCGCCCGGCTATTACAAGGATCAAAAGGTCGTCTATCACAATGACGGCGGCACGCCCGACAATGCCGCCTATTTCCGCAAGCTGCTCACCAATATTCGCAACCACGTCAACGCGGTGGGCAAGGATCATATCGAGGTGCGGGTGGTCGATCACGGCGACGGGCTGATCCTGTTCCAGCTCGCGAACCAGGACGCCGATCTCGCCAAACGCATCGACGCCCTCAAGGCCGATGGGGTGAAATTCCTGATCTGCGGCAGAACCCTCGCCGAGCGCCATATCGACTGGCATACGCTTTATGGCGTGAAGGAGGGGGATCTGGTGCCGAGCGGCGTTGCCGAACTCGCGCGCCTGCAAGGCATGGGCTACGTCTATATCCATCCCTGA
- a CDS encoding non-canonical purine NTP pyrophosphatase, giving the protein MARRLAPGTRLVLASHNQGKLAEIAALLRAPDGTPRVDLVSAGDLGLPEPEETAPDFTGNARLKAQAAAFASGLPALADDSGFSLAALGGAPGVHSARWAGPEKNFAAAMAEINRRLGAAEDRRAWFSCALALAWPDGETATFLGRVEGHAVWPPRGTNGFGYDPMFVPLGAHETYGEMAPARKHEASHRARAFAALLAAVVSA; this is encoded by the coding sequence ATGGCCCGTCGCCTCGCGCCTGGCACCCGTCTCGTGCTGGCGAGCCACAACCAAGGCAAGCTCGCCGAGATCGCCGCCTTGCTGCGCGCGCCGGACGGAACGCCGCGCGTCGATTTGGTGTCCGCCGGCGATTTGGGACTCCCCGAGCCCGAGGAGACCGCGCCCGATTTCACCGGCAACGCCCGGCTCAAGGCGCAAGCGGCGGCTTTCGCGAGCGGTTTGCCGGCTCTGGCCGATGATTCGGGCTTCTCGCTCGCGGCCCTCGGCGGCGCGCCGGGCGTTCACTCCGCCCGCTGGGCCGGGCCGGAGAAAAATTTCGCCGCCGCCATGGCCGAGATCAACCGCCGGCTGGGCGCGGCAGAGGACCGGCGGGCGTGGTTTTCCTGCGCGCTGGCGCTCGCTTGGCCGGACGGCGAGACCGCGACGTTTCTCGGCCGCGTCGAGGGCCACGCCGTCTGGCCGCCGCGCGGCACGAACGGCTTCGGCTATGATCCGATGTTCGTCCCCCTCGGCGCGCACGAGACCTATGGCGAAATGGCGCCGGCCCGCAAACATGAAGCGAGCCACCGCGCGCGGGCCTTCGCGGCCCTCCTCGCGGCGGTGGTTTCGGCGTAA
- a CDS encoding TIGR01244 family sulfur transferase, with protein sequence MQAKKIHHKLSVSAQIVPEDYAHLAASGVRAVINNRPDNEDPGQIPAAEAAKLAAKHGLDYHHIPITTAEIPAEAVKRFGEVLESASGPVHAHCRSGTRSALLWALHQVQSGKMTVDEACAAASTHGFDLRAAVDHHSARLGHGAKKA encoded by the coding sequence GTGCAAGCGAAGAAAATCCACCACAAATTGAGCGTCTCAGCCCAGATCGTCCCCGAGGATTACGCGCATCTGGCGGCGTCCGGGGTGCGGGCGGTGATCAACAACCGCCCCGACAACGAGGATCCCGGGCAGATACCGGCGGCCGAGGCCGCCAAGCTCGCGGCCAAGCACGGGCTCGACTATCACCACATCCCGATCACCACCGCCGAGATCCCGGCCGAGGCGGTGAAACGTTTCGGCGAAGTCCTGGAAAGCGCGTCGGGGCCGGTGCATGCGCATTGTCGCTCGGGCACGCGCTCGGCGCTGCTGTGGGCGCTGCATCAGGTGCAATCGGGGAAAATGACCGTGGATGAAGCCTGCGCCGCGGCAAGCACACACGGTTTCGATCTTCGCGCGGCCGTCGATCATCACAGCGCCCGACTCGGGCACGGCGCTAAAAAAGCCTGA